In the genome of Streptomyces sp. Tu 3180, the window GACGGCCGCCGCCCCGGGTGGGAAGTCCCGGGACCCGACGCCGGGGACGGCCGTGACGCCCTCCTGCCCGAGCGGCTCAGGTCACCTCTTCGGTGCCGGGGGACCGGAGCGGTGGGTCGTCGTGGTGAGGCGCCGCAGCGCGGCGCGGGCGGGCGGGCCCCAGGTGCGCTTGCCACCCGGCCGGCCCCGGACGCCCGCCTCTCCGATGAGGAGGCAGGCGAGGGCCTTCAACACCGCCCAGCCACGGGCGCGGCGAAGGGTCGCCGGGTCCGGGACCGGCCGACAGGCGGCGTGGAAGCGGTCGACGGCGCCGTCCGGCAGCAGTGTCCAGGCGGCGGCGAGATCGCAAGCCGGATCGCCCGCGAAGAGATCGCCGAAGTCGATCACACCGCAGAAGGTGCCGTCCGCGGTGAGGACGTTGGCCGGATGCAGATCGCCGTGCAGCCACAGCGCCGGCCCCGTCCAGTCGGGCGCGGCGACGGCGTCCTCCCAGACCGCGCGGACGGCGTCCGGGTCGGCGATCAGCCCCGACTCGGTGGCCGAGGCCAGGGCCCGGGCGAACCCCTCGGCCCGGTCGGTCAGCGGGCCCCCGCGGTCGCGGCCGGCCGGCGCCCCTTCGGGGGCGGGCCGGTGAAGGGTGGTCAGGAAGGCGGCCAGGGTGCCGGCCGATTCCGCGGCGCGCGTGGCGGGGGCGCGGTCGGCGGGTGTTCCCGGCACCCAGGTGGTGACGATCCAAGGCCGCGGAAACCGCTCGGAGGGTTCACCGAGGCGCTGCGGGACGGGGACCGGCAGGGGAAGACGCGGGGCGAGAGCGGGAAGCCAGGCGTGCTCCTTCCGCAGCAGCGCGTCCGCG includes:
- a CDS encoding aminoglycoside phosphotransferase family protein; this translates as MAHAETEITAELVRDLLRDQHPDLADRPVRLGARGWDNQLWRLGDDLAVRLPWATSSADALLRKEHAWLPALAPRLPLPVPVPQRLGEPSERFPRPWIVTTWVPGTPADRAPATRAAESAGTLAAFLTTLHRPAPEGAPAGRDRGGPLTDRAEGFARALASATESGLIADPDAVRAVWEDAVAAPDWTGPALWLHGDLHPANVLTADGTFCGVIDFGDLFAGDPACDLAAAWTLLPDGAVDRFHAACRPVPDPATLRRARGWAVLKALACLLIGEAGVRGRPGGKRTWGPPARAALRRLTTTTHRSGPPAPKR